From the Brassica napus cultivar Da-Ae chromosome A8, Da-Ae, whole genome shotgun sequence genome, one window contains:
- the LOC111199777 gene encoding probable pre-mRNA-splicing factor ATP-dependent RNA helicase DEAH4, translating into MANLPILQFEEKIVETVENNPVVVIIGETGSGKSTQLSQILRRHGYTKSGVIAVTQPRRVAAVSVARRVAQELDVPLGEDVGYAIRFEDRTSNKTRIKYLTDGVLLRESLSNPMLDDYSVIILDEAHERSLNTDILLGLMKRLVRIRSSNFKVLITSATLDGEKVSRFFSGCPVLNVPGKLYPVEILYSKERPGSYIESSLKVAIDIHVREPEGDILIFMTGQDDIEKLVSKLEEKVRSLAEGSCMDAIIYPLHGSLPPEMQVRVFSPPPPNCRRFIVATNIAETSLTVDGVVYVIDSGYVKQRQYNPSSGMYSLDVTQISKVQANQRAGRAGRTRPGKCYRLYPLAVYRDDLLDATIPEIQRTSLAGSVLYLKSLDLPDIDILKFDFLDAPSSESLEDALKQLYLIDAIDENGAITNIGRTMSDLPLEPSLSRTLIEANESGCLSQALTVVAMLSAETTLLPGRSKPNEKKRKRDEESNLPDGSGFGDHIQLLQIFECWDSNNYDIRWCKENDLQVRGMVFVRDVRRQLCQIMQKISKDRLEVGARGRKSSSREEYRKLRKALCVGNANQVAERMLRHNGFRTLTFKPQLVQVHPASVLSTDQDGMLPNYVVYHELISTTRPFMRNVCSVEMSWVAPIKRKIEKLNVRKLSGGPDNSFKEPEEKKSTESSTNTNNAETPTVSENVESRIEAARERFLARKGQK; encoded by the exons ATGGCGAATCTCCCGATCCTTCAATTCGAAGAGAAGATCGTGGAAACAGTTGAGAACAACCCAGTCGTTGTCATCATCGGAGAAACCGGTTCCGGAAAGAGCACCCAGCTCTCTCAGATCCTCCGTCGACATGGCTACACTAAGTCCGGCGTCATCGCCGTCACTCAGCCCCGTCGTGTCGCCGCCGTTTCCGTCGCCAGGCGAGTGGCGCAGGAGCTTGATGTACCCCTAGGAGAAGACGTTGGTTACGCTATACGTTTCGAAGACAGAACATCGAACAAAACACGCATTAA GTACCTCACAGATGGAGTTTTACTCCGTGAGAGCCTCTCCAATCCAATGCTTGATGATTACTCTGTGATTATATTAGATGAAGCTCACGAGAGGAGTTTAAACAC ggaTATTCTGTTGGGTCTAATGAAGCGTTTGGTTAGAATCCGTTCGTCTAACTTCAAAGTTCTTATAACCTCTGCAACGCTTGACGGGGAAAAGGTTTCTCGATTCTTTTCGGGATGTCCTGTGTTGAATGTACCTGGGAAGTTATACCCTGTGGAGATATTGTACAGCAAAGAGCGTCCCGGCAGTTATATTGAGTCTTCTCTCAAAGTGGCTATTG ATATACATGTTCGTGAGCCAGAAGGTGATATCTTGATCTTTATGACTGGACAG GATGATATTGAAAAGTTAGTATCAAAGCTGGAGGAAAAAGTGAGAAGCTTAGCAGAGGGATCATGTATGGATGCTATTATTTATCCTCTTCATGGATCTCTGCCACCTGAGATGCAG GTTCGTGTGTTTAGTCCACCTCCTCCAAACTGCCGGAGGTTTATTGTTGCTACAAATATTGCTGAAACTTCCCTTACTGTGGACGGAGTTGT GTATGTTATTGATTCGGGGTATGTGAAGCAAAGACAATATAACCCATCAAGTGGAATGTATTCTCTTGATGTTACTCAAATTAGCAA AGTTCAAGCTAACCAACGTGCTGGACGTGCTGGAAGAACTAGACCTGGGAAATGTTACCGATTATACCCCTTGGCAGTCTACAGGGATGATCTCCTTGATGCAACGATTCCTGAAATACAACGAACTTCCCTTGCTGGAAGTGTTCTTTACTTGAAATCGTTGGATCTTCCTGATATTGACATTCTCAAGTTCGATTTTCTTGACGCTCCATCAT CTGAGTCATTAGAAGATGCATTGAAGCAGTTGTATCTCATTGATGCAATTGATGAGAATGGAGCAATAACAAATATTGGAAGGACGATGTCAG ACCTTCCACTAGAGCCATCGTTGTCAAGGACATTGATAGAAGCGAATGAAAGTGGTTGCTTATCTCAAGCTCTAACAGTCGTTGCTATGTTGTCAGCAGAGACTACTCTACTTCCTGgtaggag TAAACCAAATGAAAAGAAGAGGAAGCGTGATGAAGAATCTAATCTTCCTGATGGATCCGGATTTGGTGACCACATTCAACTACTACAGATTTTTGAATGTTGGGACAGTAATAATTATGATATTCGATGGTGCAAAGAAAATGACCTGCAG GTGCGAGGGATGGTGTTTGTTAGAGATGTTAGACGACAATTATGTCAGATTATGCAGAAAATATCCAAAG ATCGATTGGAAGTTGGAGCACGTGGGAGGAAGAGCTCAAGCCGAGAGGAGTACAGGAAGTTGAGGAAAGCTCTGTGTGTGGGTAATGCAAACCAAGTTGCTGAGAGAATGCTTCGTCATAATGGATTCCGAACTCTTACCTTCAAGCCCCAGCTAGTCCAG GTGCATCCAGCATCTGTGCTGAGTACTGACCAGGATGGAATGTTGCCAAATTATGTAGTGTACCACGAACTGATATCCACCACACGACCATTCATGCGCAATGTTTGTTCAGTTGAAATGTCATGGGTAGCTCCCATCAAAAGAAAGATTGAGAAATTAAATGTCAGAAAACTGAG TGGTGGACCTGATAACTCTTTCAAGGAAcctgaagagaagaagagcacgGAGTCGTCTACGAACACCAACAATGCAGAAACACCTACAGTTTCTGAAAATGTGGAGAGTAGAATTGAAGCAGCCAGAGAACGGTTTCTTGCTCGTAAAGGACAGAAATAA
- the LOC111215640 gene encoding uncharacterized protein LOC111215640 produces MPPSPALRCSPGKEHRRGHSIEYGTLFRDNDEEDLALFSELQEKERDDFLLQSSDDLEDAFSTKLKHFSEFTIPIQGESSRLLSAEEDKNDYDWLLTPPDTPLFPSLDDEPQATSVGTRGRPQSQTSLSRSSTMEKRRRSSKGSPSPNRLSTSPRADTMQQQIRGRPSSSRHPSPASGQRSVTPVRRISPSPGKPVSSRSSTPTSRRMSTGSTTTAAPPAGRGTSPVRSSRGNSASPKIKVWQSNIPGFSLDAPPNLRTSLGDRPASYVRGSSPASTRSRQSVSPSASRSVSSSHSHEDLLHPIQSIPVGSSERAVSKRASLSPNSRSSRSSKLQSPGSAPRRPFESALRQMDHPKSHHSMFRPLASSLPSTGIYSGKSSSSSYHHLMLRHSSATVGSNSSSSQVIGFMPDTKGSDSVAQSEAYPDKHGEIMDVLNEGSRHESHESSQSDMDQGYAVECESSVNEEVNHIGNDFLEGADLETMEVCGRCGSHYRATETTRSEINICADCREEHSFVETDSHGTTRALDENSKSQEKFDEKESIVEKTPAISVLESLPVAMVEIEQCDDSYQQEENHLQESSIFRALGEQDDEIESSTGCGLLSTENIQSELSEKHHDVKIGSLEGRRGAPLLIKRSVSMKSPITQASNSSGFTRSYDGFSYLRDKSMSLRSSTETTSASSSWDYGSSIRKGSHVRHQSGSTLDMETHRYDTNSKFLSSMSSTSGVPADSFEVCAAQMTCTHDETHQESHPELQDPKCNETNVMNGSIGLSTNVVGVLAEHDPVIIENGFSENRDEVDNTVMSKVEISESPAHVRNTSEVGASTVTDDCSLYDHSKLQEKDVNETPHHGSSTTTSSEIEPESCKIPESECNVNAVDDDCSEKSMAHASVDHHISLAPPVNEISDESTVLVECPGQKEPKSLTLEEATDAILFCSSIVHDLVYQAASIAMDKARDVAATEEEVLRPTVTVLGKSDANRSSYTSGGGTKTKKQSSKGAKASRKQTETEENIEVHIENDENAGEAARMISNVGVPPSNKADNLKPPPKLENKCNCSIM; encoded by the exons ATGCCTCCTTCCCCGGCATTGAGATGCTCTCCTGGCAAGGAACATAGACGAGGGCACAGCATTGAATATGGAACACTCTTCAGAGACAATGACGAAGAAGATCTTGCCTTGTTTAGTGAGTtgcaagagaaagaaagagatgatTTCTTGCTTCAGTCTTCTGATGATCTTGAAGATGCATTTT ctacaAAATTGAAGCATTTTTCGGAGTTCACCATTCCTATTCAAGGAGAGAGTAGCAGATTGCTTAGTGCAGAAGAAGATAAGAACGACTATGATTG GTTGTTGACGCCTCCAGACACACCACTTTTTCCTTCATTGGATGATGAACCGCAAGCAACTAGTGTTGGAACACGAGGGAGACCGCAGAGTCAGACTTCTTTATCTAGATCTTCAACG aTGGAGAAGAGACGCCGTAGTAGTAAGGGAAGTCCAAGCCCAAACCGGTTAAGCACATCACCTCGAGCTGACACAATGCAACAGCAGATAAGGGGAAGGCCATCATCATCACGCCATCCTAGTCCAGCGTCTGGTCAACGATCAGTTACCCCAGTTAGAAGAATCTCTCCTTCTCCAGGGAAACCTGTATCATCAAGATCTTCAACCCCAACTTCACGAAGGATGAGCACTGGCTCAACCACCACGGCGGCACCGCCAGCTGGCAGGGGCACTTCTCCTGTCAGATCAAGTCGAGGCAACTCAGCTTCACCCAAAATAAAAGTCTGGCAGTCAAACATTCCTGGTTTCTCATTGGATGCGCCACCAAATCTCCGAACTTCTTTGGGTGATCGACCTGCATCCTATGTTAGAGGCTCCTCACCAGCGTCAACACGCAGCAGACAGTCTGTTTCTCCGAGTGCGTCAAGAAGTGTTAGTTCATCTCACAGTCATGAGGATCTTCTTCACCCTATACAGTCTATTCCTGTAGGTAGCTCAGAACGTGCGGTTTCAAAGAGAGCTAGCCTCTCTCCGAATAGTAGAAGTTCGAGATCTTCGAAGTTACAGTCACCTGGTTCAGCACCGAGAAGGCCGTTTGAGTCTGCTCTTCGTCAGATGGATCATCCTAAAAGCCATCATAGCATGTTTAGGCCTCTTGCTTCTAGCCTTCCTAGCACTGGCATCTATTCTGGGAAAAGTAGCTCGTCTTCTTACCATCACCTAATGTTAAGACATTCATCTGCGACAGTGGGGAGCAATTCAAGCTCTAGCCAAGTTATAGGGTTCATGCCAGATACTAAAGGGAGCGATTCTGTTGCCCAATCTGAAGCTTATCCGGATAAACATGGAGAAATTATGGATGTATTGAATGAAGGTAGTAGACATGAGAGTCATGAGAGTTCTCAGAGTGATATGGATCAAGGTTATGCTGTTGAATGCGAGTCTAGTGTGAATGAGGAGGTCAACCATATAGGCAATGACTTTTTGGAAGGGGCCGATCTTGAAACTATGGAGGTTTGTGGTAGATGTGGTTCCCATTACCGTGCCACTGAAACAACTAGAAGCGAGATAAATATTTGTGCAGATTGCAGGGAAGAACACAGTTTCGTGGAAACAGATTCCCATGGAACAACAAGAGCTCTTGATGAAAATTCAAAGTCTCAGGAGAAATTTGATGAAAAGGAGTCTATTGTTGAGAAAACTCCTGCAATAAGTGTGCTAGAATCGCTGCCTGTTGCTATGGTTGAGATTGAGCAGTGTGATGATTCCTATCAGCAAGAAGAAAATCATTTGCAAGAGAGCTCTATTTTCAGGGCTTTAGGAGAGCAAGATGATGAAATAGAGTCTTCCACTGGCTGTGGTCTATTGAGTACAGAGAATATTCAAAGTGAGCTTTCTGAGAAGCATCATGATGTGAAGATTGGTTCTTTAGAAGGTAGGAGGGGAGCTCCTTTGCTTATAAAGAGATCAGTGAGTATGAAGTCACCAATCACTCAAGCTAGTAACTCTAGTGGGTTTACCAGATCATATGATGGATTTTCTTATTTGAGGGATAAGAGTATGAGTCTTAGAAGCTCCACAGAAACTACTTCTGCATCTTCTTCTTGGGATTATGGTTCCTCTATAAGAAAAGGAAGTCATGTGCGACATCAGAGCGGGAGTACACTTGATATGGAGACTCATAGGTATGATACCAACTCCAAATTCCTGAGCAGCATGTCATCCACATCTGGCGTGCCAGCAGACAGTTTTGAAGTGTGTGCTGCCCAAATGACATGTACTCACGATGAAACTCATCAAGAATCTCATCCTGAACTCCAAGATCCAAAATGTAACGAAACCAATGTGATGAATGGATCAATTGGTCTTTCCACCAATGTAGTTGGTGTCCTAGCAGAGCATGATCCAGTTATAATTGAGAATGGATTTTCTGAAAATAGAGATGAGGTAGACAATACTGTGATGAGCAAAGTGGAGATAAGCGAATCACCGGCACATGTAAGGAACACATCTGAAGTAGGAGCATCAACTGTCACTGATGACTGCTCTCTCTATGATCACTCTAAGCTACAAGAAAAGGATGTGAATGAAACTCCTCACCACGGTTCATCCACCACGACATCCTCAGAAATAGAGCCGGAGAGTTGCAAAATTCCAGAGTCAGAATGCAACGTAAATGCAGTGGATGATGACTGCTCAGAGAAGAGTATGGCACATGCTTCTGTGGATCACCACATCTCCTTGGCTCCTCCTGTAAACGAAATTTCAG ATGAGTCAACAGTACTTGTGGAGTGTCCAGGCCAAAAAGAGCCGAAGAGCCTCACGCTCGAAGAAGCCACTGATGCAATACTGTTCTGCAGCTCCATCGTTCACGACCTAGTTTACCAAGCTGCATCAATAGCAATGGACAAAGCAAGGGACGTGGCGGCAACTGAAGAAGAAGTATTGCGTCCAACAGTGACAGTTCTTGGAAAGTCGGATGCTAACAGGAGTAGTTACACAAGCGGTGGTGGAACAAAGACGAAGAAACAGAGTTCCAAAGGGGCCAAAGCGAGTAGGAAGCAAACGGAAACAGAGGAGAACATAGAGGTACAtatagagaatgatgagaatgcAGGGGAAGCTGCAAGGATGATAAGTAACGTTGGAGTTCCTCCTAGTAATAAAGCAGATAATTTGAAACCTCCTCCTAAGCTGGAGAATAAATGCAATTGCTCtattatgtga